From Doryrhamphus excisus isolate RoL2022-K1 chromosome 22, RoL_Dexc_1.0, whole genome shotgun sequence, one genomic window encodes:
- the LOC131109633 gene encoding transmembrane protein 100-like, whose translation MGCSSGRQHPAAVLHQDLECGSGDADRLPQDSENQGLNDSGGVERRDQGKPPASLPTLERLAQATGGTEKSWYRCVFPFGVISLVIGMAGTGVTFAYNTLLQTKVVSVALLCVGVLMLLVAAVCWRAQRLRRRKKKDGGFFTADLGTL comes from the coding sequence ATGGGCTGCTCCTCCGGCCGTCAGCACCCCGCCGCGGTCCTTCACCAAGACTTGGAGTGCGGGAGCGGGGATGCCGACAGGCTACCACAGGACTCGGAGAACCAGGGTTTAAATGACTCTGGAGGTGTCGAGAGGAGAGACCAAGGCAAACCACCAGCGTCTCTGCCCACCCTGGAGCGGCTGGCTCAGGCTACAGGCGGCACAGAAAAGTCCTGGTACCGCTGCGTGTTCCCCTTTGGGGTCATCTCACTGGTCATTGGGATGGCGGGCACAGGGGTGACATTCGCCTATAATACTCTGCTCCAGACCAAAGTGGTGTCGGTGGCGCTGCTTTGTGTCGGTGTTTTGATGCTGCTGGTGGCCGCAGTTTGCTGGAGGGCGCAGAGGCTgaggaggagaaaaaagaaGGACGGTGGTTTCTTCACCGCGGATCTGGGTACTTTGTGA